From Triticum urartu cultivar G1812 chromosome 2, Tu2.1, whole genome shotgun sequence, a single genomic window includes:
- the LOC125535875 gene encoding condensin-1 complex subunit CAP-D2 (The sequence of the model RefSeq protein was modified relative to this genomic sequence to represent the inferred CDS: added 148 bases not found in genome assembly), with product MAPPFVFPASLRDLERDDDGDDEGEPSLRPHAPVAVTALRAADLEEFVKGTSFDLSDKELFCIEEQDVFNSIYSLVRDFTCLPPGLKFNLVEALRSNLSVLLPNIDSLSRASMSSPSDGIPITDRIASHRNALKIYSFFLLSIVLAQESSADSGTGAKVTAHGRKKNPVYAWNWEAQRGRIMNLVANSLEVDLTLLFGPGGADERYLSFASKCTYVLFENQNVLKDEETRNGLCRIIGAIATRHQKISQTSASVLHLIHKYDFTVAHLAEAVAAAEKKFGDGSLAISLIREIGRTDPKDYVRDGAGADNVGRFLVELADRLPKLMSTNLGVLIPHFGGESYKIRNSLVGVLGKLAAKAFKDVDGNNSAHSIRLRSKQAMLEILIERCRDVSAYTRSRVLQVWAELCEENAISIGLWNEVASVASGRLEDKSAIVRKSALQLLITMLQHNPFGPQLRATTFEATLEKYKEKLEEKESQSPAEGELVNDHPLGEVTVGQDESVSDSCLPSSQDQADQDPMFVDITNLEQIRALVASLEAGLRFTTCITSLMPILIQLLASSSATDVENTILLLMRCRQFQVEGSEAALRKMLPLVFSQDKSIYEAVESAFIAIYTKRIPTETAKSLINLNIDCSIGDLAALESLVSSLVLKGEISSNTMSALWDYFCFNINGVRPVQCRGALSILCMAAKSSPSILGTHLQDIVDIGFGRLAKEEPLLARTACLALQRLSEEDKIKLLSTSTRVFAALQSLVTSFSLPEKIWYGATDKAISAIYTLHPAPEIFAAEIAKKSLSSVFSAFGMDGMSNGVELETQNSSTITELSAMKLGRFLFVISHIALNHLVYIETSVKKIHKQKQKNEKSQSTNEDSQVDGSKNSEAQDINAELGLGATRDIAIEFFAEKAEREIVSYSCEKNLLGHCGPFLSKLCRNLTLLQKFPELHASAMLALCRLMIIDAEFCEANLQILFTVVENASSEIVRSNCTIALGDLAVRFPNLLEPWTEHIYARLSDSSASVRKNAVLVISHLILNDMMKVKGYINEMAVRVEDEDERISSLAKLFFHELSKKGSNPIYNLLPDILSRLCNQHLKEETFRNIMQFLIGSIKKDKQMEALVDKLCNRFAGVNDVRQWEYISYCLSQLTFTEKGLKKLIDNFKIFEHALCEDSVLNHFRSVIAKCKKFAKPDLKACIEEFEEKVSKVHEEKKEQEATARNAEAHKQKIDSLDKILLAKEAGQNDRNSAEEETSEVIDPSVDGNVEDKETEETSEVTDPSVDSNVENKGAEEGTGDIDPSVDSNAENKETEEATEVTDPSLGSNAENETEEGTEVTGPSVDSSAENEETDEATEDIDPSADRAAENKENRTKGSGNICSGKSQTSSTVTESEDDSTEVQSSKTVRSRKGSTRSTVKKIREPILEDSADVAPPVRRSTRSSRRQ from the exons GCACATCATTTGATCTGTCTGACAAGGAACTCTTCTGCATTGAGGAACAGGATGTGTTTAATAGCATATACTCTCTTGTGCGTGACTTCACTTGCTTGCCCCCAGGGCTTAAGTTCAATCTTGTTGAGGCTTTGCGCTCCAACCTCAGTGTTCTTCTGCCCAACATTGACTCCCTTTCACGAGCTTCCATGTCATCCCCCTCTGATGGGATCCCTATCACTGACCGCATCGCGTCTCACCGCAATGCCCTCAAGATCTACTCCTTTTTCCTCCTCTCCATTGTCCTCGCTCAGGAATCTTCAGCTGATAGTGGCACTGGGGCAAAG GTGACAGCACATGGTCGGAAGAAGAATCCTGTTTATGCTTGGAATTGGGAAGCGCAAAGAGGGCGGATCATGAATCTGGTTGCCAATTCTCTTGAAGTTGACCTTACACTACTTTTTGGTCCAGGCGGCGCTGATGAGCGATACCTATCTTTTGCTTCAAA GTGTACTTATGTTCTATTTGAGAATCAAAATGTGTTAAAAGATGAGGAAACAAGAAATGGTCTATGCCGGATAATTGGTGCAATAGCTACAAGGCATCAAAAGATTTCTCAAACCAGTGCATCCGTCTTGCATTTGATCCATAAATATGATTTCACTGTCGCTCATCTTGCTGAAGCAGTTGCTGCTGCTGAGAAAAAGTTTGGTGATGGAAGCTTGGCAATTTCCCTGATCAGGGAAATAGGTCGCACTGACCCGAAAGACTACGTGAGAGATGGTGCTGGTGCTGACAATGTTGGGAGATTCTTAGTAGAACTTGCAGATCGTTTGCCAAAACTTATGTCTACCAATCTTGGTGTTCTAATACCACATTTTGGTGGGGAATCATACAAGATTAGGAATTCTCTTGTTGGGGTCTTGGGCAAGTTGGCTGCAAAGGCTTTCAAAGACGTTGATGGAAATAACAGTGCTCATTCCATAAGGCTCCGAAGTAAGCAGGCTATGCTAGAAATTTTGATCGAGCGTTGTAGGGATGTGTCAGCATACACGAGGAGTCGTGTCCTTCAGGTCTGGGCAGAGTTGTGTGAAGAAAATGCTATTTCAATTGGCCTGTGGAATGAAGTGGCATCAGTTGCTTCAGGGAGGTTGGAGGATAAAAGTGCAATCGTCAGGAAATCAGCACTACAACTTCTCATCACAATGCTGCAACACAACCCTTTTGGGCCTCAACTAAGGGCCACGACCTTTGAGGCAACTTTAGAGAAGTACAAGGAGAAATTGGAAGAAAAGGAATCTCAATCTCCTGCGGAAGGTGAACTTGTGAATGACCATCCATTGGGTGAAGTGACCGTGGGGCAAGACGAGAGTGTCAGTGATAGTTGCCTACCTTCTAGTCAAGACCAGGCAGATCAAGATCCTATGTTTGTAGATATAACAAACTTAGAACAGATCAGAGCTTTGGTTGCATCCCTTGAGGCTGGTCTGCGATTCACGACATGTATAACGTCGTTAATGCCAATTCTTATCCAGTTATTGGCTTCATCTTCAGCCACAGATGTCGAGAACACTATTCTTCTGCTAATGAGATGCAGACAGTTTCAGGTTGAAGGTTCAGAAGCAGCACTCCGGAAAATGTTACCTCTG GTATTTTCTCAGGACAAGTCAATATATGAAGCAGTGGAGAGCGCATTCATTGCCATATACACAAAAAGGATCCCAACAGAAACAGCCAAAAGTTTGATAAACCTCAACATCGATTGTAGCATTGGTGACCTTGCTGCCCTGGAGAGCTTAGTTAGTTCATTGGTACTGAAAGGAGAGATTTCATCCAACACG ATGTCAGCTTTGTGGGATTATTTTTGCTTCAACATCAACGGTGTAAGGCCAGTGCAATGCCGTGGAGCTTTATCAATTCTTTGCATGGCAGCAAAGTCATCTCCTAGCATTCTGGGTACTCACTTGCAAGATATTGTTGACATTGGGTTTGGGCGCTTGGCTAAGGAAGAGCCTCTGCTTGCTAGAACTGCATGCCTTGCCCTGCAAAGATTATCAGAAGAAGACAAGATCAAATTGCTAAGTACTAGTACCAGAGTATTTGCTGCACTGCAAAGCTTGGTAACTAGCTTCTCGCTTCCGGAGAAAATATGGTATGGCGCAACAGATAAAGCTATAAGTGCCATATATACCTTACACCCTGCACCTGAAATCTTTGCTGCTGAGATTGCAAAGAAATCCCTCAGTTCTGTATTCAGTGCCTTCGGAATGGATGGCATGTCTAATGGAGTGGAACTTGAAACTCAGAATAGTTCCACAATTACGGAGTTATCAGCCATGAAGTTGGGTAGATTTCTTTTTGTCATTAGTCATATAGCACTCAACCATTTGGTTTACATTGAGACTTCCGTTAAGAAAATCCACAAACAGAAACAGAAGAATGAAAAATCACAGTCCACCAATGAGGATAGTCAGGTAGATGGTTCCAAGAATTCGGAG GCACAAGACATAAATGCTGAACTGGGACTTGGTGCAACGAGAGATATTGCAATCGAGTTCTTTGCTGAAAAAGCTGAAAGGGAGATTGTTTCCTATTCTTGTGAAAAGAACCTTCTTGGACATTGCGGACCATTTCTATCAAAACTCTGCAGGAATCTGACTTTGCTGCAAAAG TTCCCGGAGTTACATGCTTCTGCAATGCTTGCTCTTTGCAGACTAATGATTATTGATGCAGAATTCTG CGAGGCAAATCTCCAGATCCTATTTACTGTTGTGGAAAACGCATCCTCTGAAATCGTCCGATCTAACTGCACTATAGCCCTTGGTGATTTAGCAGTTCGCTTTCCAAACCTCTTAGAACCTTGGACAGAACACATATATGCCCGATTGAGCGATTCATCGGCATCTGTGAGGAAGAATGCTGTGCTGGTCATTTCTCATCTCATATTGAATGACATGATGAAG GTTAAAGGTTATATCAACGAAATGGCGGTGAGGGTAGAAGATGAAGATGAGAGGATCTCAAGCCTTGCAAAACTCTTCTTCCATGAGTTGTCAAAGAAAG GAAGCAATCCAATTTATAATCTTCTTCCAGATATTCTGAGTAGACTGTGCAATCAACACCTCAAGGAAGAAACGTTTCGCAACATCATGCAATTCTTAATTGGTTCTATTAAAAAG GACAAACAAATGGAAGCTCTTGTCGATAAGCTTTGCAATAGGTTTGCTGGTGTAAATG ATGTTAGGCAGTGGGAGTATATCTCTTACTGCCTCTCTCAGCTAACCTTCACTGAGAAAGGTTTGAAGAAACTCATCGATAATTTCAAGATTTTTGAGCATGCATTATGTGAAGATTCTGTGCTGAACCACTTCAGAAGCGTGATAGCAAAG TGTAAGAAGTTTGCGAAGCCAGATCTCAAAGCTTGCATTGAGGAATTTGAGGAGAAAGTTAGCAAAGTTCAtgaggaaaagaaagaacaagaAGCCACGGCAAGAAATGCGGAGGCACATAAGCAGAAAATTGATTCTCTTGATAAAATCCTACTCGCTAAGGAAGCTGGACAGAATGACAGAAACTCTGCTGAGG AGGAAACCAGTGAGGTTATCGATCCTTCAGTGGATGGCAATGTTGAAGACAAGGAGACAGAGGAAACTAGTGAGGTTACCGATCCGTCAGTGGATAGCAATGTTGAAAATAAGGGGGCAGAGGAAGGTACTGGGGACATTGACCCTTCAGTGGATAGCAATGCTGAAAATAAGGAGACAGAGGAAGCTACTGAGGTTACTGATCCTTCATTGGGAAGCAATGCTGAAAATGAGACAGAGGAAGGCACTGAGGTTACTGGTCCTTCAGTGGATAGCAGTGCTGAAAATGAGGAGACAGATGAAGCTACTGAGGATATTGATCCTTCAGCGGATAGGGCTGCTGAAAATAAGGAGAACAGGACAAAAGGCAGCGGCAACATTTGTTCCGGAAAAAGTCAGACATCATCCACTGTTACGGAATCAGAAGATGATAGCACAGAGGTTCAATCATCCAAAACTGTCCGCAGTCGCAAAG GTTCGACGCGATCGACTGTAAAGAAGATCAGAGAACCTATCTTGGAAGACTCTGCAGACGTTGCTCCTCCAGTCAGGCGTTCCACCCGCTCAAGTAGAAG ACAATGA